The Mesorhizobium loti genome includes a region encoding these proteins:
- a CDS encoding aminomethyl transferase family protein, producing the protein MTASWRFSTLADRHRALGSKLEDWSGMGTAWTYDKDADEEYIAIRTKAGLMDVSGLKKVHITGPHASHLIDLATTRDVEKIYPGKSAYACMLNEAGKFTDDCILYRTGPNAWMVVHGSGTGHEELQRASVGRDVSLRFDDNLHDLSLQGPTSVDYLAKHVPGIRDLNYFHHMQTQLFGLPVMISRTGYTGERGYEIFCRGQDAGTIWDRILDEGKSAGIIPCRFTTLDMLRVESYLLFYPYDNSQKYPFENEGPGDTLWELGLDFTVSPGKTGFRGAEEHYRLKGKERFKIYGVLLDGKEPADEGAPVYRDGRQVGVVTCAMYSPLVKKSMGIARLDVDCAVKDTKLEIRNKSGAIKATAQPLPFDDPKKTKRTAKG; encoded by the coding sequence ATGACGGCATCCTGGAGATTTTCGACCCTGGCGGATCGCCATCGCGCGCTCGGTTCGAAGCTCGAAGACTGGAGCGGCATGGGAACCGCCTGGACCTACGACAAGGATGCCGACGAGGAGTACATCGCCATCCGCACCAAGGCCGGCCTGATGGATGTCTCCGGCCTCAAGAAGGTCCACATCACTGGACCGCATGCCTCACACCTGATCGACCTGGCGACGACGCGCGATGTCGAAAAGATCTACCCCGGCAAGTCGGCCTATGCCTGCATGCTGAACGAAGCGGGAAAATTCACCGACGATTGCATCCTCTACCGCACCGGTCCCAACGCATGGATGGTCGTGCATGGCTCCGGCACCGGCCATGAGGAGTTGCAGCGTGCTTCGGTAGGACGAGATGTCTCTCTGCGCTTCGATGACAATCTGCACGATTTGTCGCTGCAGGGTCCGACATCAGTCGACTACCTCGCCAAGCACGTGCCGGGTATTCGCGACCTCAACTATTTCCATCACATGCAGACGCAGCTGTTCGGCTTGCCCGTCATGATCTCGCGCACCGGCTATACCGGCGAGCGCGGCTACGAGATCTTCTGCCGCGGCCAGGATGCCGGCACGATCTGGGACAGGATCCTCGACGAAGGCAAGAGCGCCGGCATCATTCCATGCCGCTTCACCACGCTCGACATGCTGCGCGTCGAAAGTTATCTGCTTTTTTATCCCTACGACAATTCCCAAAAGTATCCGTTCGAGAATGAAGGCCCCGGCGACACGCTGTGGGAACTCGGCCTCGACTTCACCGTCAGCCCCGGCAAGACGGGTTTCCGGGGCGCCGAGGAGCATTACCGCCTGAAAGGCAAGGAACGCTTCAAGATCTATGGTGTTCTGCTCGACGGCAAGGAGCCGGCCGATGAGGGCGCTCCGGTCTATCGCGACGGCAGGCAAGTCGGCGTGGTGACCTGCGCCATGTATTCGCCGCTGGTCAAGAAATCGATGGGCATCGCCCGCCTCGACGTCGACTGCGCGGTCAAGGACACCAAGCTCGAAATCCGCAACAAGAGCGGTGCCATCAAGGCCACCGCCCAGCCATTGCCATTCGACGATCCCAAGAAGACCAAGCGCACGGCGAAAGGTTGA
- a CDS encoding amino acid permease produces MTVTLEPAVHGDRVSLLRVLGPAHVWALGVGIVLVGEFTGWNFAADKGGALAALIVCWVVGLLYTSVAMIDSEVTSTVAAAGGQYAQAKHIVGPLMAFNVALFLVFAYTMLEVSDAILLGDTIVAKAGVEGLTHNSFIAATIVVLAWLNYRGVLMTLNVNFVITAIAYVSIVILFFSVSPWTQGAVLKLNELVTPGNALPYGWIGVIAAFQFGIWYYLGIEGTTQAAEEVRSPARSLPYGTMAGMITLLIAAAMTWYVCASMMPWEYLGITYYPLWDAGKLTGSPLLENLLFVATLLAALASANGCINDAARAWFSLGRDRYLPTWFSAVHPKYRTPYRSILFLLPIALAFAFIADLNQAITFSILSGVLQYTFMSINIIMFRKKWPLGSIRRGYTHPFHPIPAIVLFCLCVVTFFAIFLGFGSQLIAMVAFYFLISLWFHFYRYKFVRRGDQFTMPWPKPQGY; encoded by the coding sequence ATGACGGTCACACTTGAACCGGCAGTTCACGGGGACAGGGTTTCACTGCTCCGCGTGCTTGGCCCCGCCCATGTCTGGGCGCTCGGCGTCGGCATCGTTCTGGTCGGCGAATTCACCGGCTGGAATTTTGCCGCCGACAAGGGCGGCGCGCTGGCAGCACTTATCGTCTGCTGGGTCGTCGGATTGCTCTACACCTCGGTCGCGATGATCGATTCAGAGGTCACATCGACCGTCGCCGCCGCCGGCGGCCAGTATGCGCAGGCCAAGCACATCGTCGGACCGCTCATGGCGTTCAATGTCGCGCTGTTCCTGGTCTTTGCCTACACGATGCTCGAAGTGTCCGACGCCATCCTGCTTGGCGACACCATTGTCGCCAAGGCGGGGGTCGAAGGGCTCACCCACAATTCCTTCATCGCCGCAACCATCGTCGTTCTGGCGTGGCTGAACTATCGCGGCGTGCTGATGACGCTCAACGTCAACTTCGTCATCACCGCGATCGCCTATGTCTCGATCGTCATCCTGTTCTTTTCGGTCAGCCCGTGGACGCAAGGCGCGGTGCTGAAGCTGAACGAACTGGTCACTCCCGGCAATGCGCTCCCCTATGGCTGGATCGGCGTCATCGCCGCCTTCCAGTTCGGCATCTGGTATTATCTCGGCATCGAGGGCACCACGCAGGCCGCCGAGGAAGTGCGCTCGCCGGCGCGTTCGCTGCCCTACGGCACCATGGCCGGCATGATCACGCTTTTGATCGCCGCCGCCATGACCTGGTACGTCTGCGCCTCGATGATGCCATGGGAATATCTCGGCATCACCTATTATCCGCTGTGGGACGCGGGCAAGCTGACCGGCAGCCCGCTACTCGAGAACCTGCTGTTCGTCGCGACGCTGCTTGCCGCGCTGGCGTCGGCTAATGGCTGCATCAACGATGCGGCGCGCGCCTGGTTCTCGCTCGGCCGTGACCGCTATCTGCCGACATGGTTCTCGGCCGTGCATCCGAAGTATCGCACGCCGTATCGCTCGATCCTGTTCCTGTTGCCGATCGCGCTGGCCTTCGCCTTCATCGCCGACCTCAACCAGGCGATCACCTTCTCGATCCTGTCGGGCGTGCTGCAATACACGTTCATGAGCATCAACATCATCATGTTCCGCAAGAAGTGGCCGCTGGGTTCGATTCGGCGAGGCTACACGCACCCCTTCCATCCGATCCCGGCCATCGTGCTGTTTTGCCTGTGCGTGGTGACCTTCTTCGCCATCTTCCTCGGCTTCGGCTCGCAGCTGATCGCCATGGTCGCCTTCTATTTCCTGATTTCGCTGTGGTTCCATTTCTATCGCTACAAATTCGTGCGGCGCGGCGACCAGTTCACCATGCCGTGGCCGAAGCCGCAGGGTTATTGA